Proteins found in one Zea mays cultivar B73 chromosome 1, Zm-B73-REFERENCE-NAM-5.0, whole genome shotgun sequence genomic segment:
- the LOC100283482 gene encoding somatic embryogenesis related protein, translated as MTTREPREASRRDGRDSHGRRPHSSFRSRRDDPSPRRRDDRRRESDRAHHRSRDGEFLEVVDHDQKRNRDAAQSADPPNAESKSASDMKNGPSTRHERSPRGTKRFSESSEAWRPRSFFQHNERGSAGQGGRHYDRQASDYGRQREHLSDRDKQKTERHSLQGKIELDQQKKDGDSTWKHDGFFQLEEAAPLAKKRPPFQEMKIQESADTVTEPDSRSRNYQARGYGNHRPFLRPDDRGFRRGFPDHRSDGQRNGHDIRGRFSVRGGMDRDRFNNSYGGRSNAEQASGDQEEKWKHDLYDQTNRSPPPKTEEEQIAKVEALLAL; from the exons ATGACGACGAGGGAGCCGCGCGAGGCGTCCCGGCGCGATGGGCGCGACTCGCACGGGAGGCGCCCCCACTCCTCGTTCAGGTCGCGGAGGGACGATCCCAG cccaaggagaagagatgacaggAGGCGTGAATCGGACAGGGCGCACCACAGAAGTCGAGATGGAGAATTTTTGGAGGTGGTGGACCATGATCAGAAGCGGAATAGAGATGCTGCGCAGAGCGCTGACCCTCCGAATGCTGAGTCGAAGTCAGCGAGTGATATGAAGAATGGCCCCTCCACCAGGCATGAGAGATCACCTAGGGGAACCAAACGATTTTCTGAGTCGAGTGAGGCATGGCGGCCTCGGTCTTTCTTTCAG CACAATGAGCGTGGAAGTGCTGGGCAAGGTGGTCGGCATTATGACCGCCAGGCTAGTG ACTATGGAAGGCAAAGGGAGCATCTCTCTGATAGAGATAAACAGAAGACAGAGAGACACAGTTTGCAGGGAAAGATTGAGCTGGACCAGCAAAAGAAGGATGGTGATTCAACATGGAAGCATGATGGATTTTTCCAGTTGGAGGAAGCAGCACCCCTTGCCAAGAAGAGGCCACCATTTCAGGAGATGAAGATACAAGAATCTGCTGACACTGTAACAGAACCAGATTCTAGATCAAGGAATTATCAGGCACGGGGATATGGAAATCATCGACCCTTCCTAAGGCCAGATGATCGAGGCTTTAGAAGGGGGTTTCCTGACCACAGGAGTGATGGCCAGAGGAATGGGCATGATATAAGGGGAAGATTTTCTGTTAGGGGAGGAATGGACAGAGACAGGTTTAACAATTCATATGGTGGGAGAAGCAACGCAGAGCAGGCTTCtggtgatcaagaagaaaaatggAAGCATGACCTCTATGATCAGACAAACAGGAGCCCGCCTCCAAAGACTGAGGAAGAGCAGATTGCCAAAGTTGAAGCGCTGTTGGCACTGTAG